A genome region from Triticum aestivum cultivar Chinese Spring chromosome 2B, IWGSC CS RefSeq v2.1, whole genome shotgun sequence includes the following:
- the LOC123041677 gene encoding uncharacterized protein, translating into MVGHIPAACGSRCFQPELGLLAIHHQPVCRKTKAMKRIHERSSQREVEKMWHFCRWRWASNIRQWTTGSCRGWWLQFPREWGGGGTCGGDDSKWIRTAEVHNHSEKRSGIGEKIEGVADPVLNSNKINKASMLDEAIEYEKQLYLEVQVSKHAWMHGWRMSLD; encoded by the exons ATGGTTGGCCACATCCCAGCAGCGTGTGGGAGCCGCTGTTTTCAGCCAGAGTTGGGTCTCCTTGCCATTCATCACCAGCCTGTCTGCAG AAAGACGAAGGCGATGAAGAGGATACATGAGCGGTCAAGTCAGCGTGAGGTGGAGAAGATGTGGCATTTCTGTCGGTGGCGCTGGGCCAGCAACATCAGACAGTGGACTACGGGGAGCTGCCGTGGGTGGTGGCTACAGTTTCCACGAGAGTGGGGTGGGGGTGGCACATGTGGGGGCGACGACAGCAAGTGGATCCGCACCGCTGAGGTGCACAACCACTCCGAGAAG AGGAGTGGGATCGGCGAGAAGATTGAAGGTGTTGCGGACCCTGTActcaattccaacaag ATTAACAAGGCATCTATGCTTGACGAGGCCATTGAGTATGAGAAGCAGCTATATCTCGAAGTACAAGTTAGTAAGCATGCCTGGATGCATGGTTGGAGGATGAGCTTAGATTGA